TCTTGTGTTGTGGTGGTTTAATTTTGAAGTTTAATGGCATATCTTTAATATACCCTCTTTAGCTCTGCTGTCTTATCTGcttccttttcctttttgaCTTGTTTGAGGCTGCAACCTACTCCGCATCTGAGGGCCTACCAACACCCCCAGCCTTTGCCATGAACAATCTACCAGCTGAGATAAACTTCCCCATGCATCGTCAGCCTGATATTCTAATCGAGGAATATCCAGAACGTCCTGGTGAACCCGAATGCAGTTTCTTCCTAAAAACAGGCGACTGCAAATTCAGGTCAAATTGCAAATTTAATCATCCAAAAAATCGTGGGTTCAAGGGAAAACCAAACACATACACGCTCAGCGACAAAGGCTTGCCACTTAGACCTGTAagattgtttattttatttttcaacgcATGTGCACACACTCATCGATATGTTGCCTTTACAGTGTCCGTAAACGTTCTTTGCTGAGTGGAATCTTTCTAATAATCTCCAAATGGATGAATACTCGGGTtatgattgtaatttttgacaATGCAGGATCAGCCCATCTGCACGCACTATCACCGCTATGGCATATGCAAGTACGGACCAGGTTGTAAATACGATCACCCATCAAACTATGCCATCTTGCCGACCGACCCCCTTTGATCAGCCGGGTGTAATGCTGGGGAGAGGAAATGAAAGCTGATTTATAAGCTTGAGCTGAGCCTAACTTAGAAAACTATTCAAGTGTTTTTTGTCAGGTCTTATTTAATTACCCGCTTTAAGTTAAGCAGAGTTTAAACATTGGACATGCAACTTGTGCTTGACTCTGTTAGTACCTAAATATACTGCAGTTTTGTTGTGACCACCAACacttcatatttaattaaagatggTTTGGCCTAAAttcaaaatcagaaaaaaaagtTGCTGAAACGTGAAATTAAGATTACTTTATAGCCCAGGTATGTTggaatgatttaaatttggggCGGGGATCATCTGCTGTGCAATTTTCTACATCATCacataagattaaaaaaatataaataaatgaaaacaaTAAATACATACTCTGTATTATTATATCGCTGTATTAAAAACAGCGAGGTTGCTATGCAAAGTTGCACAATAGAGGATCCCCATCCGTGCGATATAATACGAACTGAAAAGGGGGAACTTCAATGTCGATTCTTCCACAGCAACTTAGATGGAATTATTTTTCAGAATTGATTGAGATAAATGAAAATAGTATGTTAATCTTTCgattattataattgaatagAATTTTGGAATATCTCAAGACATTTGTTCATTTCTATCATTTTTAGCGAATTTTGTTTGATTAATATCCATTGAATTGAATGAATAGGATTGCAAAGGCTTAATAATAACGATATAACTCCTCAGTCATATAATATAGCCCACTACTAATCGtatcataataataatctaAAAATAGTTCTTTAatacatcattttatttttttaataaaaagtaacaatcaatttatacaaataataatactactataattgaTTAGTTCAAATATATATACCCCGTCCCCAATAGCATATGGAGTTTGATTATTGATTGATACAATCATGATTCATCCGAATGACGTTAAGATAATGTTCTttacattttgaatttattttatttcgcaCTTTAGTCTTTGCAGCTCATTTGTCCCATCAAAATCCCAATTTATCGTTTTAGTTTAAATTCAATTAAGTAATCATTTCGCTCCCTTTGAGATCAACCCTTAAATACTAGCTATAGACGAAAGTGTAATCTTACCATAGTTACTATTTTAGGAATACGAGcttgtaaaataaataaaatatagcaTTGTAGGTACACATTAGTAATAATTATATGTCCAAAACAGATAAGAGAAGAAagatcatactccctccgtcccgtgctactcgcacgtttgcttttcggctcgtcacaaagtccttacactatttataatttaagttagaattaatgcatttaattaacatgttagtttaagttaagagctcttttattaagtgatgtctcattacacctaaaattcttttttaattacataaaaaaatcaatcccaaatttacggcctaaaatgaaaagtgcgagtagcatgggacggagggagtataataaaatTCGAGAGACAGATAGAGGGGTGACCGTTGAAGTGGTTTTACTGACTAATAAATATTAGTCCCACTGCCACAGTGCACTTATCTACTTATGCAATTGTATAGTTGGGACAGttcaattctaattcaatttgTCCAACGTCTCATTACACTATTTATATTGATGCAcaatttcaaaaataataaagaaactGGATTTCTAAACTATCTGCACAACATATATATTCAATTAAGCGGAATACTTTACACCGTATTTGATAGAATACATAACTTATATAAGTATGAAATTCTATGAATAAAAATGTCAGTTTATACTAGTAGTACATATTCTAATTATTCTTTTCTTGTATAATATCCTTGATATATATTATACTCCTACATATTCTACTTATTCACAGAATCCAAAGAAAATTAATTTGGTCATAGTTATCGTCGACACTTTCTTGTGAGGTCTATGATGATGACTCACTCAATGCTCCTCagttccttcatagttgagttatttttcaattttgacaAGTTTCTTTAtcgttgagtcattttcatacATGGTAACTCacctttattctctctattttattcacttttctttaatttcttaAACTCAGTGCAAAAAAAGTGCATCGACtataaagtatgtttgtttgaTTTCTTACATAAATATGATATTAAGAAGATACATCCGTTACTAAATTTCAATCGATTTTTTTATGGGATTCTTCTGTCAATATTTAGTAGCGGATTTAGTGGGTTACCAATCAATTAGCACTCATAATTTAGTAGCGGAGTGAGTCCGTATGTCAAATGAGCCTCATCATCTCATCACCCATATTTTCATCCTATTCCCAAGCAACCCCCTCCCCTTTCAAAGCGACTCCTACACTGACACCGGCAACACCAAGACCTCCACCGGCCCCACCACCTTCAACCACGTCTCAAACCCACCCTCCTTACGGAGTCCCCTTCTTCCACCACCCCACCAATAGATACTCCGCATCGTCCTTGACTTTGTTGCCCAAGCCCATTCCCTGCCCCCCTATCGCAACCCTAAGGCCGACCGGTCTCATGGCGTCAACTTTGCCGTGGGTGGCGCCACCGCGATCAGGCACGGCTTCTTCTTGTAATTTCTATCTGCAATTCCTATTTTTCCTTTGATAAACAGTGTTACCGACATAAAATTTGCGTCGGTAATTTACATGTCCCTAATTTTTTTTAGCTTTGGACTATGGGCATTCTGTCGGTAACACCGTTTCCATAGGTAATGTGTTTGTAATTACCGATGCATTGCTATCCATCAGTaatccaaattttttttgtagtgtgaaATTGACCGGAAACATGAACTATAAATATACTAGGCAAAACGCATCCATAGGTCCTTGTactttaattgtttattttaataGGTCCTTATACAATATTTCCGTTTTACCAAGTCCCTGTActtttatatttgatatattcTGATCCTTATTTAACGGAACCGTTAACTATTCcgttataaaatgatacatcatatatcaattatttaaatatattccaCGTAATATCCTActtggaaaaaaatataaagataaaaaaGGAAACTTTATAAGAATCCAAATCGCATTTTCAGATTTATATCAGTAAAACCAAACTACTCAACCTTCAACTAACCTACGCTTATATCAATCTTCTTCAATGAATTTCAGCCAATATAATCAAACAAAcaatttcttcttctctctgCATATTGAAGACAAGCAGGAACAATGCTCCAAAAaatatacacacaaaataatgAGGAGACTTGCTAGAAGCTCAATATTTCTTTCATTTTGTTGTGCCATTTTTTGTTTCTGAAAAAAAGGAAGATGAGGAAGGAGCCTTGTAATTGCAGAATTGTGACGAAAAGTAGATTGCAGATTGCAACCAAAATGCAACCAATTAGAATGCACTCAATGTGTTCGATGAAACTTCTAAATGAGATTTGGGATACTGTTCCTGCTTCAAAACCGCTGTTCATACTTCCAAATGAGATTGGGGGCGTCATTCCAGATTCAACTACTAAAAGTTCAATATATGAAAGCATTCAATAGGTTTGATCCCTTAAACTTTTCTCTTAATGTAGTTATTAATAAGTATTCCAATATGTTTGATTCAACTACTAGATGTTTAGTTCATTGACAAGTTCATTGATTCCAATAGGTTTGATTCAACTACTAGAATGTTTAATTCCTTGACAAGTATTAGAAATGATATAAGAAATCTGTAGGCTaaaccttcttttcttctccacACTTGCATCTTGAACAATTTAATTGACAAGATATACTGCAATAATTCAATAATCTCATCAATCAACCTATAAACAATGATCCCAGTTGATTTTCGTCTCATAAGAAACTAATTGGATATACACTTGTTACATCCAAAATCTTACTCTAAAAATAGATGATGATCATGCAATTAATTCCCAGGAAGTGAAAATTCCACATATAATCTGCTATCATCAGAACACTttaaactatatgaaaattcatttaTACTTTAGTaggaatagaaaaaaaaagagattcaTATAATTCTTTAAGAATAAATCAAACTTACGAAGTGCAAAAGCAATAAATTGCGTGTAACAATGCGAACAATTGTCTTATCTATTATTCATAAACTTAATTCAAGATCCACATCATTTCCTCTCCTTTGCTTGAGTTGTGAATGTAGTTATTTTGCGTTGTGCCTCAACTTGCAGTTGTCTTGTTGTCATCGATGTTTTTCCTTTCCATTTTAAACCTGAAGTTGTCTGGTTCTTGCTGTCTGGGACATCTTTATTTGCATCTTCAGATGGTCGTGAAAACATTGTTTCTTGATGTGTCTTCACATATTTATTCAACCTTATTCCTGGCTGATCAAAGCAAACCAACAATGTAATTATTCTGAAATATTGAGCATGAGGTTActtaaattatatataaaagagTAATATAATGCTTACATTAAGAATTGCTTGACCAGTATTCTCATTGATATATAGTCCATAACCAGTTGGATGATTTGTCGAACCTTTCGTCATCCTTGATTTTGTGGTTCTGCTTCTTTTACCTAGTTGGATTGAGCCATTATGCCTTTTTGATGATTTCTCATCCCTCATTTCATTTCTGCTTTGAGAGAGTGATTATTTGTTGCATATTGCTCTAGACTTCTAACATTATCTTCTCCGGGCTACATTAAAATTAACAAGAAAAGCATTGTTAAGAAACCACAATTTTATGAGAGCACTTTATTGTAAAAGGGGCTGAGTAATAGTACCATATTCATCTTTTGAGGACATCTTCTTATATTATGTCCAGGCTGCTTACATATTTTGCAAGTTATGATTCTTCCTTTTCTGGATAGTTTGCCTGCCTTCTGAATCtcatttttatctttctttcttCTAACTTTAGGCCTCCCTGGTAACTTCCTGTGAGCCGGTGGTGCAATTTCTTCTTTACCAGTTTCGGCCCACAAGATCTTTCCTCTCACGGGTTGTATCATGAACTGATAGGCCTTCAAATATGTAGATTCTATATACCAATGAGCAACGAAATTTTCTGGCTCCAACCCTTCACTGTGCAGGACACAAACTGCATGTTGGCATGGGATACCGGTAAGTTCCCACTCTCTACATGTACAACTTGACGACTTCAAATTAACGATATGTCTGTTATCTTGGTCATATACATTAGAAACCTCATATCCTTCATCCCCATTCCAAACCATTTGCCACTTAAATGAGAGCTCTTTGTTTCTTTCTAATTTTTGCATAGGTCTTGGTCCAACAACACATATCCAAGTTGTACAAAACTTCCTTTTAGCATATAATCTTCTCATTACCTGAACTCTTATATCTTCCAACATAGAAATAATTGGCTTACACCTTGCATCTAGTATCCAACCATTGAATGTTTCAGCCATATTATTATCCACATAATCACACTTTGGAGTTGTCCTAAAGTATGCTTTTGAACAGGATTCAACATTGTATTGCATAAAATCTTCCAAAATCCCATTTCCCAATAGATTCATTTCTCTTAACTGTGACTTTAAATCATTTTCAAAAGTACTCCTAGCACACTTCCAAAATGCTATCTTTCTCTCTTCACCTTTCCATTTTTTTGCCCAAGCTGCGTAGACGTGTCTAGCACACATTCTATGTTCAACTTCTGGCAAGTGCTCATTAATTGCACTATCCAAGCCCTACAGTAGAAAAATATAGAatgaaaattaatatacaacatGTAAAAAAAGTCCAATATGAGAACACTGATTTATTTTATACCAATATATTACACTTACTTTTTGCATGTCAGATATGATGGTTAGTTCTGCTCCATCTCCAATAGTCAAATCATACTTCAATAAATTCAAGAACCAACCCCAATTCTCTTTATTTTCAACAGATACGACTGCCCAAGCAATTGGAAACATTTGATTGTTTCCATCTCGTCCAACAGCACATAAAAGTTGTCCTTTACATACACCCTTCAAAAAACAACCATCTAAACCTATTATATTCCTACATCCTTCTGTCCAACCTTTCTTGCATGCAGCAAAACATACATAAAAACATCTAAAATGGTTGATATCTCCACCTTCAACTTTTGAAGCCTTGACCACACAAGTTGTACCAGGCTTACTAGAATTTATTTCTTGAACATAATCATGCAATCTCTTATATTCCTCGGTATAAGATCCTAATAAATCAGCAATCACCTTTTTTCTGATATTCCGAGCTTGAGTCAAGCTAATTTTAAGCTTCAACTCAGTTTTGCATAGATTCTTTAAGTCTCTATACTTAATAAAAGGTGTAGCCAATAATCTATCCTTCAAGATTTTGGACAAAGACTTTCTAGTAGCCATGGGATTGGTGTTTTTCCTGTAACACTTATGGTTAGGCACATAAGTTTTCACTACAAAGTCATTATTGTGACTGTTTTTATATGCCAAAAATTTCCAATGGCATTTTTCCATGCATTCA
This sequence is a window from Salvia splendens isolate huo1 chromosome 5, SspV2, whole genome shotgun sequence. Protein-coding genes within it:
- the LOC121803922 gene encoding uncharacterized protein LOC121803922, coding for MSIPILTSRCRYVGGKVTQVCDALDIDKISYPEIISYVKEDLQYELEAIDGLYYHKQGNFVLVKDDHAILSIVSELYKKTKLEFYVKHKNLAKEVTLSKQTEVIDRGVNQGVDLSDDNGSEDELLQQTFDNLNKDIVFLTDDDDEEVQMSRKNIRSFKEKNTFNSEDNTRSDDELDAYVDDIICDSQEDDAQEEEDDELEEGNDSDGSFYYDNDDCCSYYSESDEECGDHALRKTSEMVRFDPMATIPVFCCGMIFQNVQECRDALAKYAIMKGLQIHYIKNDQVRVRAECMEKCHWKFLAYKNSHNNDFVVKTYVPNHKCYRKNTNPMATRKSLSKILKDRLLATPFIKYRDLKNLCKTELKLKISLTQARNIRKKVIADLLGSYTEEYKRLHDYVQEINSSKPGTTCVVKASKVEGGDINHFRCFYVCFAACKKGWTEGCRNIIGLDGCFLKGVCKGQLLCAVGRDGNNQMFPIAWAVVSVENKENWGWFLNLLKYDLTIGDGAELTIISDMQKGLDSAINEHLPEVEHRMCARHVYAAWAKKWKGEERKIAFWKCARSTFENDLKSQLREMNLLGNGILEDFMQYNVESCSKAYFRTTPKCDYVDNNMAETFNGWILDARCKPIISMLEDIRVQVMRRLYAKRKFCTTWICVVGPRPMQKLERNKELSFKWQMVWNGDEGYEVSNVYDQDNRHIVNLKSSSCTCREWELTGIPCQHAVCVLHSEGLEPENFVAHWYIESTYLKAYQFMIQPVRGKILWAETGKEEIAPPAHRKLPGRPKVRRKKDKNEIQKAGKLSRKGRIITCKICKQPGHNIRRCPQKMNMPGEDNVRSLEQYATNNHSLKAEMK